From the genome of Mastacembelus armatus chromosome 21, fMasArm1.2, whole genome shotgun sequence:
AGCTGAGTTGGACTTGTATCAGATAAATTGACTTAAACCTGTGGAATCATCTTGAAACTCCTTATAACCGAGAACTGGACTGGTCTCAAATTTCTTGACACTTGATTTGGACTTGTCTTGAGTGACTCTTGACTTGAATCAAATGAGTGGTGCTTGACTTGAGCTGAAATCTGACTTGGACTTGTCTAGAATGACGTAATGCTTGAATTTTTGAGTTGACcgtgtgatggactggtgaactgtccaggatgtacccctaCCTttccccgtgaccctaaataggaataggcaggtatagataatggatggatggatgaaaaaggAGGAAGTGATGAGGAAAGACACAATGCTTTGTGTTCTTTATTCTACTCAACActgtacactcacacatacattaaGCCATCCAAAAAGCCTAGTCTTCATCTCATAGGAGACATAAATGCCAATTCTGACTGCATCAGACACATCAAATGCTTTATTTCCTCATGATCATAGAGTTTAAATTTCAGTAATTATCAGTCATGCCACCAAAAACAGTAGACATTTCAACAAACATTGCCCTCTGTTTTCCAAGAGCTTTTGGCACAAGGTACAAAGTAAGATTGTGTTGTGGACGTGTGGGTgtgttttaaagtgtgttttgcTGACAGGCAGTTTACAGGTCAATGAATCTATAAAGGAAAGAGAGCATTCAAAAATATCAATGAGGCAAAAGTTCACACGGCATGTTTTCCCGCCCTGGGAGATCATAAATCGATAGAAACATAAGGTCTACGATACACAAACTGTGCTTTAGGCTATGACAACATTCAGCAGAGATGTGCGTTGGCCAACTTAACATTGCCACTGTAGCTAGAATTGGGATTTTTCCAATGTGAGTTTCTTACTCTTTGTTTCATGTTAATGTTATAACCTACTCAGTAACTGACTCAATTGGATGCAAATGAATGTGGATCATGGATAACATGAATCAGAAATAAATGTGAGAATTGTTGGTCAACTGTCTGCACCCCCCAGACTTTTAgctgtgtatgttgtgtgtgccTTCAAAGCCGTCCCTTTTGATCAGTTCCACCATGTTTTTGCTGGCAGGTCTTCATTTTAGTTTCCTTGGTGACTGAGGATTGAAGTTGCAGAGCACAACATCATTATAGCACATCCAAAATGGAGACTCAGCCCCTGAGCAGTGACCTTCTTAATGTGTCTGACACCTGTATATGCCAATCTCCAGTATGTGCCACTGTTATCACCTGCATTGTTTTCAGCAGGTTTAGTGTGCATTATGTTATGGGAACAAATCTTTGAAGGCATGAGGCTAGAATGTCTGATATGAGCAgagaaaatcaaatgaatgCTAATTCTACTCCCACTATAGTTTTTTGGTGAGCAATTTGGATGATGCAGActatataattaaaatgtaaagcaAATCTGTTAAGTCAGGCATTTTTGCAttgtacagaaacacaaaacttgCATCTGAGGGAAATTAGTGTACCTTGATGTGTTGTCTTGATTGTGTTACCAAGACATTCTGGCAGATTACAGATTACATACTATCCACATTTATAGTACAGTTTATGTTAATACACAATCTGATATCCCTGGGTGCCTTAACATAGGTCTGAGTATCTATCCTGTTTGTATCCTTGTCATAATGTGAAACATATCTCATAGGAAAGTTGTGTTTGTCCCTTTGAACCTGTGTACTGTAGTAGATTATGGTTATATTCATGGTTTccaaaaattgttttaaattcttGTATATGTAATAACAGTATCAGCACATCCAATTCTGAAGCAATTtctttcagttatttttatgtttacaatATCTTTCCAGAAGTCACTATTCTGGTCCAAGTTAGATTCAAGTGAGCAGTTCAGCTTCTCCTTGCTCTTTCAATCAAACAAACGATTTCAGTTCATGTTAGCTCATTGGTCTGTCAACACATTGCTGCAAAGTTATTGTAGCAGAGTAGATTCGTTGAGGAACCACTGAAGGGGGATCTCTTTAAATTGATCTTATTCAGCTCCTTGAGGTTGATGTTACTGAAATTTGAGTCCTTTTGAAACCCTTGAACCAAACACTAACACAGAAAAGAGATCCTTTGGTCACTGAAACTTTAGGGATAAAAAACCTCTTGATCTTGAGTCTTGTGACCCTGGCCCCTCTCCTTCCCGTCACTACACAATCCCCTCACTGCGTTTGCTCCTCCACACTACCAGGGCTGTCATGAGGAGGGTGACTAGGATGGGCACCACAATGAAAGGACCCAGGATGCGGTTGGGTGGATCCCGGAGCAGCCGTCCAGACAGCGAGCAGTCATGGAAGTAGTGCTTGTGGACTCGGATAAAGAACTCGTCCACGAGCCGGTTGGGCCAGAAACACTCCATCTTCAGTGCCACCACATATGTGCAGTTTGTCAGCTCACTATAGAGTCTGCATGTTTGTgatataaaagaaagaaaaaaaaaaagggttacACAGTGTAGAAAAGTGTCAGTTGCCATGCTCATTGCTCAGTTCAAGCATATAATAATTTTTAGTATGGCAGTGTTGGCAATTCAAGCACATTGCTCTATACTGAGGTATCTCATGGTTGAATTGTTATTAAATAGTCTTGGTCCCCAGTGGATGGatcacacacagatatgcatgGTTTCCAGATGACGCATTTTAATAGCTCTGATGATACCCTGACTTTTCCGTACAGCAATCTTCATGTCAACGTTTTCACTCATCCtgtgaaatatgtaaatatgtcaaCATCCAGTGCTTGGACTCGCACAAAACCTGGTACAGATGCCCATTGTGACCAGACAATGCAACTTACTGATTTTGGTCTtcccttgatttttttttctagcaccATCAATAGATTGACCATTACTGAAATATCATAACAGTATCACTATGGAATTTGGTACATACATTCATGATCCCCAGAGAATGAACTGTGTTAATTTTATTCCTTTGACTTTTCATGCACCACATCCCAATATCTTGACACCAATAAGTGGTCAGTCCCTCCTTGGACCAACACTGTTGGTAAGTACTCAACATTGCAAGCACTGCCGTTTCATTGCTCCAACCCAGTTGTCTGGTGATACAGGTTTGACTCTTGTCAACTTGCCCCTGACTCTCTAACATTGTCCCTGACATTGACATACGTTGTCGTTGTGACATGTAAttatattttgaattatttgtgttatttgtt
Proteins encoded in this window:
- the ramp1 gene encoding receptor activity-modifying protein 1, giving the protein MVSQTGAALQKQTLLWFIVAASQCVLALGCGPHYENAIEEFCLVKFKLDMQVLDQKEWCNWEDTVELYSELTNCTYVVALKMECFWPNRLVDEFFIRVHKHYFHDCSLSGRLLRDPPNRILGPFIVVPILVTLLMTALVVWRSKRSEGIV